A single Marinitoga aeolica DNA region contains:
- a CDS encoding thiamine-phosphate synthase family protein, whose amino-acid sequence MLVFSGFDPSGGAGILQDISIMKMFKISPKAIISAYTVQNEKEFKSVEFRENFEEFDLFDKFSLIKVGMANSKQIKILRKRYNEAKIIWNPIIKTSTGYTIISPNDVNEGSKYVDLMIMNSEEYEITDIKCDVIITGGHKNTEKIEILYKNKKFYSQRYEKQLHGTGCIFSSLITAHIYMGYTIEESINASLYYMDKMVKNSEFSVETENMVYEYHKNYILEELWKIKSEINKLGKYTIPEVGQNIVFALPEAENEYDVGKFPGRIHKLGDEINFIHEPAFFGKSHMARAVIATMKYFPWIRSAMNIKYEKKYIEKAKEKGYKTFYLDRTQEPIEIQTKEGHSIPYGLSNIYDIAKEPIDFVWDDGFYGKEAMIGFLEETHRRL is encoded by the coding sequence ATGCTTGTATTTTCAGGATTTGATCCATCTGGTGGAGCAGGTATATTACAGGATATATCAATAATGAAAATGTTTAAAATAAGTCCAAAAGCCATTATATCGGCATACACAGTACAGAATGAAAAAGAATTTAAAAGTGTGGAGTTCAGAGAAAACTTTGAAGAATTCGACTTATTTGATAAATTCTCTTTAATAAAGGTGGGAATGGCAAATTCAAAACAGATTAAAATTTTGAGAAAAAGATATAATGAAGCAAAAATTATATGGAACCCTATAATAAAAACCTCTACAGGATATACGATAATTTCACCTAATGATGTAAATGAAGGTTCAAAATACGTAGATTTAATGATAATGAACTCAGAAGAATATGAAATAACAGATATAAAATGTGATGTAATAATTACAGGTGGGCATAAAAATACTGAAAAAATAGAAATATTATATAAAAATAAAAAATTCTATTCACAAAGATATGAAAAACAATTACATGGGACAGGTTGTATTTTCTCTTCACTAATAACAGCACATATTTATATGGGTTATACTATTGAAGAATCCATTAATGCTTCGTTATATTATATGGATAAAATGGTTAAAAATTCAGAATTTTCTGTAGAAACAGAAAATATGGTATATGAATATCATAAAAATTATATTTTAGAGGAGCTTTGGAAAATAAAATCTGAAATAAATAAATTAGGGAAATATACCATACCTGAAGTTGGTCAAAATATAGTATTTGCGTTGCCAGAGGCAGAAAATGAATATGATGTTGGGAAATTTCCAGGTAGAATACATAAACTTGGTGATGAAATAAATTTTATTCATGAACCTGCATTTTTCGGAAAAAGTCATATGGCCAGAGCTGTTATTGCCACAATGAAGTATTTTCCATGGATAAGATCTGCAATGAACATAAAATATGAAAAGAAATATATAGAGAAAGCAAAAGAAAAGGGGTACAAAACTTTTTATTTAGATAGAACTCAAGAACCTATTGAAATTCAAACTAAAGAAGGACATTCTATTCCATATGGCTTGTCAAATATATATGATATTGCTAAAGAGCCCATAGACTTTGTCT
- the thiC gene encoding phosphomethylpyrimidine synthase ThiC, with translation MTQLEFAKMGVITEEMIIAAKHENISPELLREKITSGRAVLPKNKNHNFKNIRAIGEGLKTKVNINIGTSQGYTDLNEELKKLEIAEKYGADSIMDLSTWGDLSYIRNEIIKNSNIMVGTVPVYDAATKAIQQKKRVIDFEAEDFIQMVKDHAEDGVDFMTIHAGITRTTIEKLRNSKRITKIVSRGGSIIVGWMIKNHKENPFYEFYDEILKICKEYDITISLGDGMRPGSLHDATDDLQFEELLRLGELVKMARNAGVQVMVEGPGHMPIDEIEANVILQKKICDGAPFYVLGPITTDIAPGYDHITSAIGGAIAAAKGADFLCAVTPAEHLRLPTIEDIKEGVISTKIAAHSADIAKNRKNMDIDNEMSKARKQFDWKKQFELALDQEKAKKFYTARKGKESNMCSMCGPLCAMRITEEYLEKSEILLIE, from the coding sequence ATGACACAATTGGAATTCGCAAAAATGGGAGTTATTACGGAAGAGATGATAATTGCAGCAAAGCATGAAAATATATCTCCGGAATTATTGAGAGAAAAAATAACCTCTGGAAGAGCTGTATTGCCCAAAAATAAAAATCATAATTTTAAAAATATCAGAGCTATTGGTGAAGGATTAAAAACAAAGGTAAATATTAATATTGGTACTTCTCAGGGATATACAGATTTGAATGAAGAGTTGAAAAAACTTGAAATTGCAGAAAAATATGGTGCAGATTCAATAATGGACCTTTCAACATGGGGAGATTTAAGTTATATAAGAAATGAAATAATCAAAAATTCAAATATCATGGTTGGGACGGTACCTGTATATGATGCTGCAACAAAAGCCATACAACAGAAAAAAAGGGTAATTGATTTTGAAGCTGAGGATTTCATTCAAATGGTAAAAGACCATGCCGAAGATGGTGTTGATTTTATGACAATACATGCAGGTATCACTAGAACAACCATTGAAAAATTGAGAAACTCAAAAAGAATAACAAAAATAGTTTCACGTGGTGGTTCAATAATTGTTGGATGGATGATAAAAAATCACAAGGAAAATCCATTTTACGAATTTTATGACGAAATACTGAAAATATGTAAAGAATATGATATAACAATAAGCCTTGGGGATGGGATGAGACCAGGATCATTACATGATGCTACAGATGATCTTCAATTTGAAGAATTATTGAGATTAGGTGAACTGGTAAAAATGGCTCGTAATGCTGGTGTTCAGGTAATGGTTGAAGGTCCGGGACATATGCCAATCGATGAAATTGAGGCCAATGTGATATTACAAAAGAAAATCTGTGATGGAGCACCTTTCTATGTACTTGGTCCAATTACAACGGATATTGCCCCAGGATACGACCATATAACCTCTGCAATAGGTGGAGCTATTGCTGCAGCCAAAGGAGCAGATTTTCTTTGTGCAGTAACACCTGCGGAACATCTCAGATTGCCAACTATAGAAGATATAAAAGAAGGGGTAATATCAACAAAGATAGCAGCCCACTCAGCTGACATAGCTAAAAATAGAAAAAATATGGATATTGATAATGAAATGAGCAAAGCAAGAAAACAGTTCGACTGGAAAAAACAGTTTGAGCTTGCACTGGATCAGGAAAAAGCTAAAAAATTCTATACCGCAAGAAAAGGAAAAGAAAGCAATATGTGTTCTATGTGTGGACCATTATGTGCAATGAGAATTACAGAGGAATACCTCGAAAAATCAGAAATATTGTTAATAGAATAG
- a CDS encoding radical SAM protein, translated as MFSENVEKIIKYIEKERKKEHHINLKKDFFAVNEIFGLLENTNLRTMAKKVMKNNRKFFGDVIFLYAPLYISNYCINGCTYCGFKATNKIQRKKLTYEKIEKESLYLKNAGIDHVLILTGEDPVTTDLDYLYNTIKLLKRFFKEVSIETYSLKEDEYKKLISAGLIGVTMYQETYCIKKYKEVHLFGPKSDYKKRLDTIEYAIKSGVREINIGALLGLYEPEFEIIMLAYHMDYLLKNYPEIEYAISFPRIKSAYNVKNNFYIIPDKQLIHYIIALKLIFPRVHINISTRENADFRNALIGIATKMSAGSTTNVGGYTIYKKSIKQFETEDKRNFQEFINYIKSRGYNPTTVNWF; from the coding sequence ATGTTTTCTGAGAATGTTGAAAAAATTATCAAATATATAGAAAAAGAAAGAAAAAAAGAACACCATATCAACTTAAAAAAAGATTTTTTTGCTGTAAATGAAATATTCGGTTTGCTTGAAAACACAAATCTTCGAACAATGGCGAAGAAAGTAATGAAAAATAACAGAAAGTTCTTTGGTGATGTTATATTTTTATACGCCCCATTATACATATCAAATTATTGCATAAATGGATGTACATACTGCGGATTCAAGGCAACAAACAAGATCCAGAGAAAAAAATTAACCTACGAAAAAATAGAAAAAGAGTCTTTATATTTAAAAAACGCAGGCATAGACCATGTCCTCATATTAACAGGTGAAGACCCTGTAACTACAGATTTAGATTATCTATATAATACAATAAAATTATTGAAAAGATTTTTCAAAGAAGTTTCTATAGAAACCTATTCTTTAAAAGAAGACGAATATAAAAAGCTAATATCAGCAGGATTAATAGGTGTTACAATGTATCAGGAGACATATTGTATAAAGAAATATAAAGAAGTTCATCTTTTTGGTCCAAAAAGCGATTATAAAAAACGATTAGATACAATCGAATATGCAATAAAATCTGGAGTTAGGGAAATAAATATTGGAGCATTGCTTGGATTATATGAACCAGAATTTGAAATAATAATGCTTGCGTATCATATGGATTATCTGTTAAAAAATTATCCTGAGATAGAATATGCAATATCCTTTCCAAGAATAAAATCTGCATACAATGTAAAAAACAATTTTTATATTATTCCTGATAAACAGCTTATACATTACATTATTGCTTTAAAATTAATTTTTCCAAGAGTTCATATAAATATTTCAACGCGTGAAAATGCGGATTTTAGAAATGCACTCATAGGAATTGCAACAAAGATGTCAGCAGGTTCAACAACAAATGTTGGTGGCTATACTATATATAAAAAATCAATAAAGCAATTTGAAACAGAAGATAAACGAAACTTTCAGGAGTTTATTAACTATATAAAAAGTAGAGGATATAATCCTACAACAGTAAACTGGTTTTAA
- a CDS encoding thiazole synthase, which produces MVNINFYGEEINNLFFMGTGKFRDYNIMKKAIEEANIEVVTVAMRRASYSNMNESILDYINVKKIMVNTSGARNAEEALLIAKAGKELMNTDWVKIEIINDSKYLMPDNQETVKACKLLTENGFKVFPYMYPDLYDARKMIENGAEVLMPLGSPIGTNKGFATKELVKILLNEFDVKVIIDAGIGKPSHVAEAMETGCHAVLANTAVSIADDPVKMVKAFSLAAEAGRLAYLSGMPEEKEVAEASSPLFDYIGRD; this is translated from the coding sequence GTGGTTAATATCAATTTTTACGGTGAAGAAATCAATAATCTATTTTTTATGGGTACTGGAAAATTTCGAGATTATAATATTATGAAAAAAGCTATAGAAGAAGCAAATATTGAAGTTGTTACCGTTGCAATGAGAAGAGCATCATATAGTAATATGAATGAAAGTATCCTGGATTATATTAATGTAAAAAAAATAATGGTAAACACATCTGGAGCAAGAAATGCAGAAGAAGCATTATTAATTGCAAAAGCTGGAAAAGAATTAATGAATACAGATTGGGTAAAAATAGAAATCATAAACGATTCAAAGTATCTAATGCCGGATAATCAGGAAACTGTAAAAGCATGTAAATTATTAACTGAAAATGGTTTTAAAGTATTTCCTTATATGTATCCTGATTTATATGATGCACGAAAAATGATAGAAAATGGTGCAGAGGTATTAATGCCACTGGGATCACCTATAGGCACAAATAAGGGATTCGCAACAAAGGAGCTTGTGAAGATTCTTTTAAACGAATTTGATGTGAAGGTAATAATAGATGCAGGAATAGGGAAACCATCACATGTAGCAGAGGCTATGGAAACAGGATGTCATGCTGTTCTTGCAAACACAGCAGTTTCGATAGCAGATGATCCTGTCAAGATGGTAAAGGCTTTTTCTCTTGCTGCTGAAGCTGGGAGACTTGCATATCTATCAGGAATGCCCGAAGAAAAAGAGGTGGCAGAAGCATCTTCGCCATTGTTCGATTATATAGGAAGAGATTGA
- the thiS gene encoding sulfur carrier protein ThiS, with protein MRVYINGKAKECKSNTLKELLEEFSFNDKPIVVVKNGEIIPIKNYSEQYLSKNDKIEIITVVGGG; from the coding sequence ATATAAACGGTAAAGCAAAAGAGTGTAAAAGTAATACTTTAAAGGAATTACTTGAAGAATTTTCTTTCAACGATAAACCTATTGTTGTAGTAAAAAACGGAGAAATTATCCCCATAAAAAATTATTCTGAACAATATTTATCTAAAAACGATAAAATTGAGATTATTACTGTAGTGGGAGGTGGTTAA